A stretch of DNA from Maridesulfovibrio sp.:
CTATTGCAAAATATATGCGCATCTCCGCTAGGAAGGTGCGTCTGGTAGCGGAAAACATCAAGGGAAAGCCTGTTGAGGAAGCCCTCAACATTCTGAAGTTCACACCCAAAAAGGGTGCTGAAATGCTCAGCAAGGTTCTCTACTCTGCCGTTGCAAACGCAGAGCAGATTCCCGGTGTGGATGTTGACTCTCTTTGCGTGGACTCCGTCAAGATCGACGAAGGCCCCACCTGGAAGAGGATTCAGCCCAGGGCTATGGGTCGTGCGTATCGCATTCGCAAGCGCACCAGCCATATAACCGTCGTAGTTAAAGAAATGTAGGGTAGTGTCATGGGTCAGAAAGTACATCCATACGGCTTCAGACTTGGATACACCAAGAACTGGCTTTCCAGATGGTTCAGCAACAAGGACTATCCCGCTTTCGTCTTTGAAGATGACAGCATTCGTAAATATGTAAAAGAGAAGCTCTTTCACGCAGGCGTTTCCAAGATCGAGATCGAACGTGCCGGTGGCAAGATTCGTCTCATCATTCA
This window harbors:
- the rplV gene encoding 50S ribosomal protein L22, with the translated sequence MEARAIAKYMRISARKVRLVAENIKGKPVEEALNILKFTPKKGAEMLSKVLYSAVANAEQIPGVDVDSLCVDSVKIDEGPTWKRIQPRAMGRAYRIRKRTSHITVVVKEM